Proteins encoded in a region of the Marinococcus sp. PL1-022 genome:
- a CDS encoding SDR family oxidoreductase translates to MKLQSKTAVVTGAASGMGKAIAERFAAEGANVIVADMNKQGAEEVAESITSNGGTAQAVEVNVTKLDDIKSMIDTAVNAYGTLDILVNNAGIMDGMEASGDISDEKWDLLFDINTKSVMRAIRYALPIFLEKEKGVIINTASTGGLNGAHAGAAYTASKHAVVGLTKNTGFMYADKGIRCNAIAPGAVQTNIGSTMKEMSEFGSSRTQKTQSLIPRVGQADEIASAALFLASDDAGFINGTVLTADGGWTAGF, encoded by the coding sequence ATGAAATTACAGTCAAAAACGGCCGTAGTGACCGGAGCTGCATCGGGAATGGGGAAAGCGATCGCTGAACGATTTGCTGCTGAAGGAGCAAATGTAATTGTGGCAGATATGAATAAGCAGGGAGCCGAAGAAGTGGCCGAATCGATTACATCAAATGGAGGTACAGCCCAGGCGGTGGAGGTGAACGTAACGAAGCTTGATGATATTAAAAGCATGATTGATACAGCCGTTAATGCTTACGGCACTCTCGATATTCTCGTTAATAACGCGGGAATAATGGATGGCATGGAAGCATCCGGGGACATTAGCGATGAAAAATGGGATCTGCTGTTTGATATTAATACAAAAAGCGTGATGCGTGCCATTCGTTACGCGCTTCCCATTTTCCTGGAAAAAGAAAAGGGCGTTATTATTAATACCGCTTCGACCGGTGGTTTAAACGGTGCTCATGCCGGAGCTGCCTATACGGCTTCAAAGCATGCCGTTGTCGGGCTGACTAAAAATACAGGCTTTATGTATGCAGATAAAGGCATCCGCTGTAATGCTATTGCTCCAGGAGCAGTCCAAACCAACATTGGCTCTACAATGAAAGAGATGAGTGAATTCGGTTCCTCCCGGACTCAGAAGACCCAGTCTCTGATTCCCCGCGTCGGACAGGCCGACGAAATTGCGAGTGCAGCACTGTTTTTAGCTTCCGACGATGCTGGATTTATCAACGGCACCGTGCTAACCGCAGACGGCGGCTGGACGGCTGGTTTTTAA
- a CDS encoding TetR/AcrR family transcriptional regulator: MKSSSEATDRRVKKSKKAMQQALLEWMEEKDFKSITITNIVQRADVNRGTFYKHYNYKEQLLEEIMDGVTADLKEAFRKPYKSKAMLELPELTVSSVKIFEHVLKHERFYTLVIASNALNGFQYKLASILRDLMLEDLLQTTEDDGIDRKLQAGYHSHAIFGMIVEWVRGGFEYKPEYMAEQLLLILRSRPVHVVFKAKS; this comes from the coding sequence ATGAAATCATCCTCTGAAGCCACAGACCGGAGAGTGAAAAAATCAAAAAAAGCGATGCAGCAGGCACTGCTTGAATGGATGGAGGAAAAAGATTTTAAATCCATTACGATCACAAACATTGTACAGCGGGCCGATGTAAACCGGGGGACGTTTTATAAGCACTATAATTACAAGGAACAGCTCCTCGAAGAAATCATGGACGGGGTTACAGCTGATTTAAAGGAAGCATTCCGAAAGCCGTATAAAAGTAAAGCAATGCTGGAGCTGCCGGAATTAACGGTTTCCTCAGTGAAAATATTCGAGCATGTATTGAAGCACGAGCGGTTCTATACCCTCGTTATTGCCTCAAATGCTCTCAACGGTTTTCAGTACAAATTAGCTTCGATTCTCCGGGATCTCATGCTCGAGGATCTTTTACAAACCACAGAAGACGATGGTATCGACCGGAAGCTTCAGGCCGGCTATCATTCACATGCCATATTCGGCATGATTGTCGAATGGGTGCGCGGAGGATTTGAATACAAGCCGGAATATATGGCCGAGCAGCTGCTATTAATACTCAGAAGCCGCCCGGTTCACGTCGTGTTTAAAGCAAAAAGCTGA
- a CDS encoding plasmid pRiA4b ORF-3 family protein, translating to MKLQLKVRLLDTKPPVWRKFELPSSFTFFDLHNLIQAAFLWEQSHLHSFRLQESSDIKHKEYRDKIKHFEKEVLEPMKSARSMNQEAYQQIKQRMAPEQPAVYEITSMDFPDIEEKPGVFDERNETIFDWLWKEGQMITYLYDFGEDHEHEVLLEQITAGESDDPSPVCLNVTKPNSRAEVSDEVWRTPKGNFSETRFRHYLNDLLYFVENFGTSDESDWEKFVPLPGVKENDLATLGEWADLFDEAREFYWDAPWRDIASADLFGFTLPETGERFIASVLGDEQEVYGLALYTGHTGERALYRQFFDPSFTADDLEALFLSFDDIEELEPPDHQLIIQTGYAFHDHDRWPTFRRLDPGQPPQFLKAHELFPFLHILPLVPMILDYFDSNPQALNGAETNVIPVFDEGELRNSYEKVHNVRLEPLFSEEAIGQGPPAAGDFEIPDNSSLEKLPMRNTHLYGGIFKVDSFTLGNSPAGTPIHPWICMFVDKKSEIVLSHDIATSQEEASQQFLQKFNQLCMNTFQGVPESVTVTGSKAATSLKTAISLVPTVMHTKKRIAVLENLVNDLIKQLSRY from the coding sequence TTGAAACTACAGTTAAAGGTACGGCTTCTGGATACGAAACCTCCCGTTTGGAGAAAATTTGAGCTTCCTTCCTCGTTTACATTTTTTGATCTGCACAATTTAATTCAGGCAGCTTTTTTATGGGAGCAGAGCCACCTGCACAGCTTTCGCCTGCAGGAAAGCAGTGATATTAAGCATAAAGAATACAGGGACAAAATAAAACATTTTGAAAAAGAGGTTCTTGAACCAATGAAAAGTGCGCGCTCAATGAACCAGGAGGCATACCAGCAGATTAAGCAGCGAATGGCGCCGGAGCAGCCTGCAGTATATGAAATTACGAGCATGGACTTCCCCGATATCGAAGAAAAACCGGGCGTGTTCGATGAACGAAACGAAACTATTTTCGACTGGCTCTGGAAAGAAGGGCAGATGATCACCTATTTATATGACTTCGGAGAGGACCACGAGCACGAGGTTCTGCTCGAGCAAATCACAGCTGGGGAATCTGACGACCCTTCTCCTGTATGTTTAAACGTCACAAAGCCAAACTCCCGTGCCGAGGTTTCTGACGAGGTATGGCGGACACCAAAGGGAAATTTCAGCGAAACGAGGTTCCGACATTACTTAAACGACCTGCTTTACTTCGTTGAAAATTTCGGCACTTCAGATGAATCGGATTGGGAGAAGTTTGTTCCTCTTCCCGGCGTAAAGGAGAACGACCTTGCCACGTTAGGAGAATGGGCAGACCTGTTTGATGAAGCAAGGGAGTTCTATTGGGACGCTCCGTGGAGGGATATTGCCTCTGCCGACCTATTCGGTTTCACGCTGCCGGAGACCGGGGAACGCTTTATTGCCAGTGTGCTCGGAGATGAACAGGAGGTCTACGGGTTGGCATTGTACACCGGACATACAGGAGAACGGGCTTTATACAGACAGTTTTTCGATCCTTCGTTTACTGCCGATGATTTGGAAGCACTGTTTCTTTCATTTGACGATATAGAGGAATTGGAGCCGCCCGATCACCAGTTGATCATTCAGACCGGCTACGCCTTCCACGACCATGATCGTTGGCCGACATTCAGACGGCTCGATCCCGGACAGCCTCCTCAGTTTTTAAAAGCTCACGAACTTTTTCCCTTTTTGCATATATTGCCGCTCGTTCCAATGATACTGGATTATTTTGACTCCAATCCCCAGGCCTTGAACGGAGCAGAAACGAATGTGATTCCTGTTTTCGACGAGGGAGAACTCCGAAATTCCTACGAGAAAGTTCATAATGTGCGACTGGAGCCATTGTTTTCTGAGGAGGCCATCGGTCAAGGTCCACCCGCTGCCGGAGATTTCGAGATTCCGGATAACTCTTCCTTAGAGAAGCTTCCTATGCGGAATACTCATTTATACGGGGGGATATTCAAGGTGGATTCCTTTACCCTCGGTAATTCTCCAGCCGGCACTCCAATTCATCCGTGGATCTGTATGTTTGTCGATAAAAAATCAGAAATAGTGCTCTCGCACGACATTGCTACCAGCCAGGAAGAAGCTTCACAACAGTTTCTGCAAAAGTTTAATCAATTATGCATGAACACCTTCCAGGGAGTGCCTGAATCGGTCACCGTTACCGGTTCTAAGGCAGCTACTTCATTAAAAACAGCGATTTCACTTGTGCCGACTGTCATGCATACGAAAAAACGAATCGCAGTGCTAGAAAATCTCGTCAATGATTTAATCAAACAGCTTTCACGATACTGA
- a CDS encoding DUF2294 domain-containing protein — MEETKNEHGEIAGYIGRLIRENFGKGPTSVYVTLEHPFLVIHLRDFLAPMEAILVSQSENKRVEETRDLLFDQLQTEIRAQLEAIAGITIQEMYFDWDLHKKRGVILGIMSEDTSECQAKWPAHLDHKRFNDKVIEFSEWGQKVPTTTESFWLNERTIVIKRTGVFVEIEKELIAAGYTNELKEVKKPLELRMIHKASLESFIDGKITEVFVAWHFTGDKGYAVLVVQPKK; from the coding sequence TAATCAGAGAAAATTTTGGAAAAGGACCCACGTCTGTATATGTTACGCTTGAACATCCCTTCCTGGTTATTCATTTGCGGGATTTTTTGGCACCAATGGAGGCTATTCTGGTTTCTCAAAGCGAGAACAAGCGTGTGGAAGAAACGAGAGATCTCTTATTCGACCAGCTGCAGACGGAAATACGTGCCCAATTGGAGGCTATTGCCGGGATTACTATTCAGGAAATGTATTTCGACTGGGATCTCCATAAAAAAAGAGGGGTTATCCTTGGTATTATGTCCGAAGACACTTCGGAATGCCAGGCCAAGTGGCCGGCGCATTTGGATCATAAGCGGTTTAACGACAAAGTTATTGAATTCAGTGAGTGGGGGCAGAAGGTGCCGACAACGACAGAATCCTTCTGGCTGAATGAGCGTACTATTGTCATTAAGAGGACGGGTGTGTTTGTTGAAATCGAAAAAGAGCTGATCGCAGCCGGTTACACAAATGAATTAAAAGAAGTAAAGAAGCCGTTAGAGCTTCGGATGATTCACAAAGCCAGCCTGGAGTCTTTTATTGACGGTAAAATAACAGAAGTGTTTGTTGCCTGGCATTTCACTGGAGATAAAGGTTATGCTGTGCTGGTCGTACAGCCAAAAAAATAA
- a CDS encoding AbrB family transcriptional regulator, which translates to MFSDSTCVQPVWLRLFVTAAAACAGGFFFSLLNIPVPWLLGPMAVVLFLSKLPRAQMYWPQSFRNTGLIIVGYTIGLAFTMETFYQIGTQLPMMIGLTMLLLLFSGLMAFGFASLSGVSLPTALTGSIPGGLSQMVTLAEEEKQIDITIVTFMQVTRIILIMFLVPVLAVSPLFTDGNAASGGSSVQTAASWDGLFPSALLFLGLCLAAAWAGQKLRLPTSYMLAPMLVMIAVTLIGLQAPALPVIITNGAQLLIGTYFGLLLRPEQLQHKARIGALTVTGGVVLIAGAFSLSLILEHLHHVSPATALLSLAPGGMDQMGIIGREVNADISIVICYQLFRILFIFIAVPPILRWLFKWIRKREALKN; encoded by the coding sequence ATGTTTTCTGATTCTACATGTGTGCAGCCGGTCTGGCTGCGTCTTTTTGTTACTGCAGCAGCTGCCTGCGCTGGCGGCTTCTTCTTTTCCCTCCTGAATATTCCAGTGCCCTGGCTGCTCGGGCCGATGGCGGTCGTATTATTTCTTTCGAAGCTCCCACGCGCGCAGATGTACTGGCCACAGTCTTTTCGAAATACCGGATTAATAATTGTCGGCTATACGATCGGCCTGGCGTTTACGATGGAGACCTTTTATCAAATCGGCACTCAGCTGCCAATGATGATTGGGCTGACGATGCTGCTTCTTTTGTTTTCCGGATTGATGGCCTTCGGGTTTGCTTCTCTTTCCGGGGTTTCCCTGCCCACGGCTTTGACCGGGAGCATTCCGGGCGGTCTGTCACAGATGGTGACTCTCGCGGAAGAAGAAAAGCAGATTGATATTACGATCGTGACCTTTATGCAGGTGACCCGGATTATCTTAATAATGTTTTTAGTCCCCGTGCTTGCGGTGAGTCCGTTATTTACAGACGGAAATGCGGCGTCCGGCGGAAGCTCCGTTCAGACCGCGGCCTCCTGGGACGGTCTTTTTCCTTCAGCGCTTCTGTTTCTTGGCCTCTGCCTCGCCGCGGCCTGGGCCGGACAAAAGCTCCGGCTGCCCACGTCCTATATGCTCGCTCCTATGCTTGTGATGATTGCTGTTACGCTTATCGGCCTCCAGGCGCCGGCACTGCCGGTTATCATAACGAACGGAGCCCAGCTGTTGATTGGCACCTACTTTGGCCTGCTGCTCCGGCCCGAACAGCTTCAGCATAAAGCAAGAATTGGAGCGCTGACCGTAACGGGCGGAGTCGTTCTGATCGCCGGGGCATTCAGTCTCAGCCTGATTTTGGAGCACCTGCACCATGTTTCTCCCGCTACTGCCTTGTTAAGTCTAGCTCCCGGCGGCATGGACCAGATGGGCATTATCGGCCGGGAGGTAAACGCCGACATTTCCATTGTCATCTGCTACCAGCTGTTTCGCATTCTGTTCATTTTTATAGCCGTGCCTCCAATACTTCGGTGGCTGTTTAAATGGATCAGAAAAAGAGAAGCATTGAAAAATTAA
- a CDS encoding DUF2075 domain-containing protein produces the protein MIVYEANKHEFLEDVFHDELVTNICSNYTSKVGKINEAEVRSWDNSMQYMYRVLMDDDIPANAGVAIEFKIPYTSKRVDFLISGKNNNDPAIVIVELKQWSRAEKIEGKEAIVKTAMGGGLVETTHPSYQAWSYASLIKDYNENVQKDHIELHPCAYLHNYLLQSENEPLTDDVYTYYVDQAPVFAKGGAGKLRAFIKQYLTHGDDKENIYKIEKGKIRPSKSLQDTLNSMLAGNDEFLMIDDQKVVYETALQLAEEAKRTNTKQVLVVEGGPGTGKSVLAVNLLVELTNRNQTVQYVTKNSAPRNVYANKLKQDYRKTHIDNLFKGSGSYVDRPKDELDVLVVDEAHRLNEKSGLFQNLGENQMKEIIHTSKLAVFFMDEHQRVTLKDAGTTKEIEAFTEKAGGVLHRMKLASQFRCNGSDGYLAWVDDTLGIRETANEHFMGNDYDFRVFSDPNELYEKIAALNEQNNKARLVAGYCWEWPKKERAYSGAHDITIPEHSFGISWNLDTSNTWAIDAGSVTEAGCIHTCQGLEFDYVGVIIGDDLVYRDGEVQTDYTKRAKTDQSLRGIKKLMKEEPEKAGKLADEIIRNTYRTLMTRGQKGCFIYCTDKELEQYFKERLALTEPGYRPESFFKKDLEVAENYSEYE, from the coding sequence TTGATCGTCTACGAAGCAAATAAACATGAATTTCTTGAAGACGTTTTTCACGATGAACTCGTCACCAATATATGCAGCAATTATACGTCTAAGGTCGGTAAAATCAACGAAGCAGAGGTGCGGTCCTGGGATAATTCGATGCAGTACATGTACCGGGTGCTGATGGATGACGACATTCCGGCTAATGCCGGAGTCGCGATTGAATTTAAAATTCCTTATACGTCGAAGCGGGTGGATTTTTTAATATCCGGCAAAAATAATAATGATCCTGCTATCGTTATTGTCGAGCTGAAGCAGTGGAGCAGGGCGGAGAAAATTGAGGGAAAAGAAGCGATTGTCAAAACGGCAATGGGAGGAGGGCTCGTGGAAACCACTCATCCTTCCTATCAGGCCTGGTCGTATGCTTCTCTTATTAAAGACTACAATGAAAATGTCCAAAAGGATCATATTGAGCTGCATCCGTGTGCGTATTTACATAACTACCTTTTACAGTCAGAAAATGAACCTCTTACTGACGATGTCTACACCTATTACGTGGACCAGGCTCCTGTATTTGCAAAGGGAGGAGCTGGGAAGCTCCGTGCGTTTATTAAGCAATACCTGACGCACGGAGACGACAAAGAAAATATTTATAAAATCGAAAAAGGAAAAATCCGTCCGTCAAAATCGCTGCAGGATACGCTGAACAGCATGCTCGCAGGCAACGATGAATTTCTGATGATTGATGATCAGAAGGTCGTATACGAAACGGCCCTCCAGCTCGCAGAAGAAGCAAAACGCACGAATACCAAGCAGGTGCTCGTCGTTGAAGGCGGACCGGGGACGGGAAAATCGGTGCTTGCGGTTAACCTGCTGGTGGAGCTGACCAACAGAAATCAAACTGTCCAGTATGTAACGAAAAATTCAGCGCCGCGAAACGTGTATGCCAATAAACTAAAGCAGGACTACCGCAAAACCCATATTGATAATTTATTTAAGGGGTCAGGCAGCTACGTGGATCGTCCGAAGGATGAACTGGATGTGCTTGTGGTAGACGAAGCCCACCGCTTAAATGAAAAGTCCGGCTTGTTTCAAAATCTTGGAGAAAACCAGATGAAAGAAATCATTCATACGTCGAAGCTGGCAGTATTTTTCATGGATGAACACCAGCGGGTCACCTTAAAGGACGCAGGGACGACAAAAGAGATCGAAGCATTCACTGAGAAGGCAGGCGGCGTCCTGCACCGGATGAAGCTTGCCTCCCAGTTCCGCTGCAACGGCTCCGACGGATACCTGGCCTGGGTGGATGATACGCTCGGTATCCGGGAAACAGCCAATGAACACTTTATGGGAAATGATTATGATTTCCGGGTATTCAGTGACCCAAATGAGCTGTATGAAAAGATTGCTGCGTTGAATGAACAAAATAACAAGGCGAGGCTCGTGGCCGGGTACTGTTGGGAGTGGCCCAAAAAAGAGCGGGCCTATTCGGGCGCGCACGACATTACAATTCCGGAGCACAGCTTTGGCATCAGCTGGAATCTCGATACCTCTAATACATGGGCCATTGATGCGGGCTCTGTCACAGAAGCGGGATGTATTCACACGTGCCAGGGGCTCGAATTCGATTATGTGGGCGTCATTATCGGAGATGATCTCGTGTACCGGGACGGAGAAGTACAGACCGATTATACGAAACGGGCCAAAACCGATCAGTCGCTGCGCGGAATCAAAAAGCTGATGAAGGAGGAGCCGGAAAAAGCCGGAAAGCTTGCCGACGAAATTATCCGGAACACCTACCGGACGTTAATGACGAGAGGGCAGAAAGGGTGCTTTATCTACTGCACGGATAAGGAACTTGAGCAGTATTTTAAAGAACGGCTGGCGCTTACGGAGCCCGGATACAGGCCGGAGAGTTTTTTCAAAAAGGACCTGGAGGTAGCTGAAAACTATTCCGAGTATGAATAA